The sequence agccgagGGGACGATGGACTGGTACGCGTGGCTGTGCCGGGCGGGGCTGCACCCGGACGTGGCGCTCGAGTACGCGCTCCTCTTCGCGCGCAAcgagctcggcgccggcgacgtgcgCCACCTCGACCACGAGGTGCTCGCCTCcatgggcgtcgccgtcgccaagcACCGCATCGAGATCCTCAAGCTCGCCAGGCGggaatcctcctcctcctccggcgccgccctcccgTGGCGCGCCACCCGgctgctcgccgcggccgtGCGCCGCTCCGCGCGGTCCGCGctcggccgcctccgcgcctccgccgtcgcgtCCCGCGGCCGCTAGgaccgggccgccgccgtccacgccctcgccacgccgcggcACTGCGGTGGCTGGGGCTGGGGCGCGATTGTCGCGtcgcccgtggcggcggcggcgcgcggcggggtcgggaagccgccgctgccgctgccgatgGTGCTGGCGCAGGTGAGCAGCCCCGTCGTGCTCACCAGCAGCTGCGCGGCGACGGTCAAGGCGCTGCCCGCGCCGCCCGATCCCGGCCACGGGCACGGCGGGGAGGAGTCCGAcggcgacggggaggaggagatggacggcggcgaggagatgCGGTGGGAGTCCATGTTCCAGGATCTCAAGCCCACTTAGCCGGGGCCACCCACGCTAGCCAAGTGCGCCGCGCAGCTGCtgcctgccggccggccggtgcctACCTGCCGCCGTCCTGCCGTGTACGTGCAGCgagcgacggcgacgaggcaCCAACTCTCCGGTGCACGGTGGCCACTGGCCAGTGACAGCGCTCACTAGTTTACTACCAACCAGCTGCTCTGCTCTGTGTGTTGCAACCGTGTAAATATCAGTGTGAAAAAGAAGAAGACTAAGAAAAAATCCATGCCTGTAAAATTTTCATCTGGGAATCGATCCATGTTCTCGCACGCACGGGCGCTGTAGCATTGTGTTCCTTGCGCCGTTCGTTGATGGTGCTGGTCGCGACTCGCGAGTGCCTGCAGGATCTTGTATTTTTGTTCCTGCTGCAAAGTATTTTAAGGGGCTATCCGTCAGTCGTCGTCAGTGCAGGCGTGCAGCTGTGCCTGTAGAGCCGTGACAACGGGACGGAATGGTGGCCATTCAGGCCATGCTTGAAACCCAAACAAAACAAGGGTGGCGCCAAAAC comes from Panicum virgatum strain AP13 chromosome 4K, P.virgatum_v5, whole genome shotgun sequence and encodes:
- the LOC120701818 gene encoding uncharacterized protein LOC120701818 → MDWYAWLCRAGLHPDVALEYALLFARNELGAGDVRHLDHEVLASMGVAVAKHRIEILKLARRESSSSSGAALPWRATRLLAAAVRRSARSALGRLRDRAAAVHALATPRHCGGWGWGAIVASPVAAAARGGVGKPPLPLPMVLAQVSSPVVLTSSCAATVKALPAPPDPGHGHGGEESDGDGEEEMDGGEEMRWESMFQDLKPT